Below is a window of Gemmatimonadaceae bacterium DNA.
ACATGAAGCACGCCGTGCCGTTGCCGAAGTCGTAGTGCACGCCACCCGCGACCTCGTGGCCGCGCGTGAAGCCGAGTTTCTGCTCATAGAATTCGCGCGCCCGATGGAGATTCGTCACGGGGATATACGCATACATCGGGAATTTCTGCAGCATCGATGATTGCCTCACTGAAAGAAGTTCTTCGCGCTTTGATGTAGACGCCTAACGCCGATCTTCCTGTCCGCTGACCGAGGCACAGTCTCGGCGAGGCTGTCCCCGTGGTGAGAGAACTCTCCCGCGCTCCACCGAATCGCAATATGGCCCGCGCACGTCGGCGTCGGCTCCCCTGCCACCACGTCCGATCGCGGTCAGGCGCGGATTGGGGGTCCCTGCCGCGTGCTCGGCCTCGGGCGATGCCGCCGTACACCTTACATTGCAAGCGCGCGACATTAGACTGCAGGCGCTTCGGGAATGCGAGGCCGATCAGTCAGTGTTGTCAGCAGTTAAACAAAGGGGAAGCGATCCAGCTCGTAGCTTAGGATGCGTTGAAGCCACCGACCACGATGGAGCCGACGTGGACGCCGCAAGGCTTGTGTCGATGAGGCGGGACGTGGCCAATTGCGGCATCCGGCAAACAGAGACGTGGTCGACGCTCGCGTTCAATGGATCGTCGTCAGCCCGAGAATTCCTGACAGAATGTTGCTGAGGATCGAGGCCGAACCATTCGATAACGCACCGTACCGCAATCGGCTGCCGTACCCGTCGGAATAGCCGCGGCTGAAGCCTTGGCGGAAGTAGTAGTTGTAGTCGCTCTGCGCAATGTAGCTGCCGTTGTAGCCGTAATTGGCATCCTGATAGGCGAACGACCGCCGGTAGTTCGACGAGACTCCGTCGGAGCGATCGGCCTGACCCTGCTGATAGCCGACCCGGTATCCGTTATTGACGGCGGCGCGCAATGCGTCGGCTCCGTACTGATTCGTCTCGCGCGCTACGCCGTTGAAGCGGTAGCGGTAGGCAGGCGCCGCGGTTACGTACGGATCGTGTGCGTAGTCGCGCTGCCTCCGCAGTTGCTCCTGCTGTTGCTGCAATTCCTGCACGTAGCGTTCGTGCGCCTCGAGTTGCGCGCGCGTACGCTGCTGCGCCTGGATCTGCGCTGTTCGCGCCTGCGCCGCGCGCACCTGGGCGTCGAGCGACCGTTGATAATCCGTCTGACGCTTCTGCTCTTCGGCGATGCGCCGTTGCTGCTCCTGCGGCGACACTTGCCGTTGGGCGGGAGGATTGTGATGCTCGTCGTCGCGGTCTTTGCCGCGGTCTTTGCCGCGTCCCTGCGCGTTTGCGATCGTGCTGCCGAGCACCATCAGCGCTGCAACGGCTACGAGATCGTTGTACTTCATATAGGCAAGGCCTCGATTGCATGATGGAAAGGACGTACGGAGCCGATCATGCGAGGCATCGACCGTGCCGGGCGGCCTCTACTTCGGCCTCCTCGTGTACCGGATCTCCACTGCTTTCCACTCCGGCACCTTCCCGAAACTCAGAAAGCTGGTTGCGACCATCGAGTTCGCCGACGTCGGCTCGATGACCGTGCGCTGCGTCCACGTGTCGCCGGCCAGCTGGTACGACGCCTTCAGCTCGAAATGGCGCGCTTGCTCATCCCACGCGCCGGCTTCGGCAATCCGGCTGGTGTTCGTGCTGGCGATGCGTGTGGCTTCGTACTGATGAGTGCCGGTGTTGAACCCCGTCCATGCGAGCGTCGTGAACGGGGCACCGTTCAGCGCGCCCTCGATCTTCTCTTCGATGAACAGACCATCGAACAGAGGCCGGATCGTCGAAACGCCTTTGCTCACGACGGCGGGGCCGCCAGGCCGAAACCAGAACGTCAGCTCCACATCCCAGGTATCGCACATCGCAATGAGGCGCGCGTGCTCCGGGTCCGGACCGACCGACGTTCTCGTGGACCGCACCGATGCCTCGGCAACGGCGCCAGTGACGACGACAGCGCTCGCGATGACGAGGGCGCCGGTGACCAATCTGATGGTACGGCTCATTGTGGCTCTCGGGCTTGTGGGTTTCGAACGACGGTGCGTGAGTATGGCATCACGAGGCATCCGGCGACATCACCTGAATGGATGATTTTGGGGTCTCGTTATGGGAATTTCGACGATCGATGACATGATTGCGAACACTGCCTCTAGCCAGCACGCCGCGGACAGCCACGACCTGATCCGCGTCCAGGGCGCCCGCGAGAACAACCTGAAGGACGTCAGCATCGAGATTCCCAAGCGGCGGCTGACTGTGTTCACCGGCGTTTCGGGATCGGGCAAGTCGTCGCTGGTGTTCAGCACCATCGCGGCCGAGTCGCAGCGGCTGATCAACGAGACGTACAGCGCGTTCCTGCAGGGCTTCATGCCGACGCTGTCGCGTCCCGACGTCGACGTCCTCGAAGGCCTAACGACGGCGATCATCGTCGATCAGGAGCGAATGGGCGCGAACGCCCGCTCGACGGTCGGCACGGTGACCGACGCCAACGCGATGCTGCGCGTGTTGTGGAGCCGGATCGGCAAGCCACGCATCGGACCCGCGACCGCGTTCTCGTTCAACGTCCCAACGCGCAAGGCAAGCGGCGCGATGAACGTCGACAAGGGCAGGGGTGAACGCATCGTTGTTCGCGACATCGTCTACCTCGGCGGCATGTGCCCGCGATGCGAGGGGATGGGCTCCGTCAACGACATCGACCCGTCACAACTGTTCGATGATAAGAAGTCGCTCAACGAGGGCGCGCTCACGATCCCCGGCTACACCACGGACGGCTGGCAGGTACGCATCTTCGCAGCCGCGGGCCTCGACCCCGACAAACCAATTCGTAAATACACGAAGAAGGAGCGCGACGACTTTCTTTACAGCAAACCGAGAAAGGTCAAGCTCCAGAACATAAACCTCACTTACGAGGGACTGGTCCGGCGGATCCAGAAGTCGTTCCTGTCGAAGGACGTCGAGGCGATGCAGCCGCACATCCGTGCCTTTGTAGAACGCGCGGTCACCTTCACCACCTGTCCCGAGTGCGGCGGCACTCGGCTCAACGAGGCCGCGCGTTCGTCGAAGATCAAGAAGATCAGTATCGCCGACGCATGCGCGATGCAGATCAACGATCTCGCCGAGTGGGTGCATGGCTTGGACGAGCCGTCCGTCGCGCCGTTGCTGGCGACACTTTCGCATACGCTCGACTCCTTCGTGGAGATCGGGCTGGGCTACCTCAGCCTCGACCGGCCGTCCGGCACGATATCGGGCGGTGAGGCGCAGCGCACGAAGATGATCCGCCACCTCGGTTCGTCGCTTACCGACGTGACGTACGTCTTCGACGAGCCGACGATCGGGCTGCATCCGCACGACATCCAGCGGATGAACGATTTGTTGCTGCGGCTGCGCGACAAGGGCAACAGCGTCCTCGTGGTCGAACACAAACCGGAAGTCATCGCGATCGCCGATCATGTGATCGACCTCGGACCGGGCGCAGGCTCCGCCGGCGGCGAGGTCGTCTTCGAGGGCAACGTTGACAAGCTGCGCGCGAGCGGCACGCTCACCGGGCGACACCTGAATGACCGCGCGACGCTGAAGCAGTCAGTGCGAAAACCAACCGGCGCAATAAAAGTGCGCGGCGCCCGCACTCACAATTTGAAGAACGTCGACGTCGACATCCCGTTAGGCGTGCTGGTGGTGGTCACGGGCGTCGCTGGATCGGGCAAGAGCTCATTGATCCACGGCTCGGTGAGCGGCGGCGACGGAGTTGTGTCGGTCGACCAGACACCGATCCGTGGATCGCGGCGCAGTAACCCGGCGACGTACACCGATCTGCTCGAGCCAATCCGCAAGGCGTTCGCGAAGGCGAACGGAGTGAAGCCGGCGCTGTTCAGCGCCAACTCCGAGGGCGCCTGTCAAACCTGCAACGGCGCCGGGGTGATCTACGTCGACCTCGGGATGATGGCTGGTGTGACTACCGTTTGCGAGGAGTGCGAGGGTCGGCGTTTTCTTGCATCTGTTCTCGAATACCGGCTTGGTGATCTCAATATCGCCGAGGTGCTCGACCTCGCGGTCGATGACGCGTTAGGCTTTTTTGGCAACGGTGACGCGCGGACGCCAGCCGCGCAGGTTATCCTCGAGCGTATGGCCGACGTCGGACTCGGTTACCTGCGACTTGGTCAACCGCTCACCACGCTCTCGGGTGGCGAGCGCCAGCGGCTCAAGCTCGCGACGCACATGGGTGCGGAGGGCGGCGTCTACGTGCTCGACGAGTTGACCACCGGTTTGCACCTGGCGGACATCGAGCAGTTGCTCGCGCTCCTCGATCGGCTCGTCGACTCCGGCAAATCGGTCATCGTGATAGAGCATCACCAGGCGGTGATGGCGCACGCCGACTGGATCATCGACCTCGGACCGGGCGCGGGCCACGATGGCGGGCGGATCGTGTTCGAGGGCACGCCCGCTGACCTGGTGGCGGCGAGATCGACGCTGACCGGCGAGCACCTGGCGGCATTCGTTGGGCGAAGCAGATCACGCTAGTGCCTCCAGCAGGCGGTCGACGTCGTCCATGTCGTTGTAGATCGACGGCGACACGCGCATCCAGTTGTCGGCGACTCGTACGTCGACGCGCGCTCTGGCGAGCTTGTCAGGCACGTCACTCGCCGCGAGTCCCTTGCGCGCAAACGTAATGATGCTCGCTGTGGATCCCGGTGGTGTGACGCACGTGAAACCGCGCCGCGGGACTTCGGCTCGGAGTTTCTGGATCATCGGCTTGCGATACGCCTGGATGTTGGCGACGCCGAGCTCTTTCACGTAGGCGAGTGAAGCGGCGAGACCCGCGCCGAGGGCACCGCCGATGGAGCCCGTCTCGAAGTGGCCGGTCGCATCGTGCTTGAACGTCCACGACACGGGTTCGGACTCGCCCGCGATGTCGAACGGCGGCTCGTGACCGGTCATGTCCGCGGCCTGATAGTAGCCGATCTGCGGACGTCGGATTCGCTCGAGCAGATCGTCGCGCGCATAGAGAAAGCCAAGCCCATAGTCTGCCATGAGCCACTTGAAGCTGGAGCACGCGGCGAAATCGACACCGCTCGCTTTTACGTCGAACGGCTCCGCTCCTGCAGTGTGAATGATGTCCGCGTAGACATAAGCGCCATGCGAATGCGCGAGCTCGCAGACCGCTTTGAGGTCGTGCTGGAAGCCGTTGTACATTGCGGTGGACGACAGCTCGACGAGCTTCGTCTTGCGGTCGATCACACGCGCGAGATCGTCGATATTGATGCGAAAATCGGTCGTCGGTTTCACGATGCGGACATCGAGTCCGCCGCGCTTCAGCTCGAGGAGATGAACGAGCGCGCCGTCGAAGTGAAGCCAGTCGCTGACGACATTGAAGTCAGTCGGCCGATCGAGTCCGAGCGCGCTGACAACGAGATTCTCGCCCGCACTGGTGCTGGGAACGTACGCGATCTCGGATGTCTTCGCGTTGATCAGTTCCGCGAAGAGCGTTTTGGCATTGAAGCCTTCACCCGAGCCGCCACCGGATCCGGGCCGTGGCATCGCGAACTTGTTGCGTTGCGCGAGATACGCGCGCGCGGCGTCGGCGGCTGGCCGAGGGATCGGATGCGTGTACGCGGCGTTGAGGTACGTGAAACCGTCCGCAAGGTCGAAGTCCTGCTTTCGGGGCAGACCGGCGTTAGGCGTCACCGTAATTCCCAGAGCAGACGCTGGGCGAAGCTTCGCGAATGCCAGCGACGCGGCCATGCCGCTCACTTCTTTGAGAAGCTCACGACGATCGAGTGTCATAGCGAGGCCAATTGTATCCAACGAGAGAGGAAGAGGGTGAAGTCGCCTAACGACTAGGAGCATGTTGTCGCTGCTGTTCCGCCTCCGCCAACCATTTCGCCATCTTCTCGTCCTTGGCGGCGTACAGCGCCCAACCCCGCGCGGTACTGTTCCAGCGATAGTCCTCGATGGTCAGGTCGATGCCGCGGTCGATGAGAAATTGCATCGACTCGTAGTTCGCGGGATTCTCGCCAGTCCCGACCTGTCCGACCAACTCGTGCAGGATGCTCGCCGGCTCGTGGGAGCCCCATCTGGTGTTGATGTCCGCGCCGTGCGCGAGCAGAAAGTCCGCGACGTCGAAGTGGCGGTTGATGACGGACCAGGCGAGCGCCGTGTCGAGAATCGACTGGGTACGCGACGCGCTCCACTGGTAGTCGATCGCGGTGTGCGTGTTGTAGGGAAAGTGATTGTCGAGATTGCCCAGCGCCGGCGCGCCTGACTCGTCGAACCAATGCTTCACGCGCGCGATGTTTCCCATGGCTGCCGCGTGTGGCAGGTCGTCGGGCAGTGGCCAGATGCGCGTGAGGAGCGGAATGAGGTGCAGCTTCGCGTATGTGACGGCGAACTCGATTGCTCCAGACGGAGGCGGCGGCCGGCGCCGTCGTAAGGCGGGATCGAGATCGAGCAAAGCAACGATGAATTCGGCGCGATCCCGTATCGTGGCCCGCTCTATCAACCCCGCCTGAAACGGCACGTGCGCTTCGCCAAGCAGCCACGGTTCGCGTTGCAACCAACTGACGAACGCCGTCAGGTCGCCATCCTGCAGCGCGCGCGTGACCTGATCCATGAGAAAGGCCTGCCACGGGCCGCTCGGTGTGGCGTGCATGAAGGCGAGCGTTCGATTTCCAATGAGGTACCTGACGAAGGCGGAGCGCCCCACGCTTCCATCGACGTGTTTTCCGAGCGCGGGATCGAGTGCGATGGCTCGGTCGAGCAGAACGGAGGCGGCCGCTTCGTGCCCGAAGTGGCACGCGGTCATGAACCCCTCATTGACGACTGCGAGATCGTTCCCGTTCTCGTCGAGCGAGGCGTGAACCGCGTCGAGATCGCCTAACGCTGAGAAGAATCTGAGCGTTTGCGGCAGCAAGCCTCTCCGCCGAAACAATTGCAATAGTCCCCTGGCGCGCGATTCGACGAGTCCGTCGGGCACCGACGACGTCACGACCGCGCCGGCGTCGATCAGCAGCTCGGCGCACGCCGGCCGCGTAAAGGTCTGTTCTCTCTCCGGATCGAAGGCGTCGCCGTAGGCGCCCGTGGCGATTCCCAGCAGGCCACCGCTGCTATCCGAGTCGTCGCCAGTCCAGGAAAGCAACGCCGGGTACTCAGCCAACAATTGCTTCAAGTGCTCGACGTCGTTGTCGTGAATCGCGCGTCGCGCCTGTGTTACTGCCCACTCCAAGCCGTTGCCGAGGCGTTTGTTCACTTCAGCGGTGAGATCTTGCCAGCCGGCGTAGCCGTACTCACGCGCGATGATTAGTTGCGCATTGCGCTGCGTCAACGTCAGATCGACGTTAGGCAGCTGCTCGCGCGCACGTGCGACGGCAGCGGCGTCGCCGGCGGCGATGTCGCGCGTGAGTTTCTTTGCCTGCTTTCGGAGGGACTCGAGCGACGGGCGAGCGGGAAGCGACTTCATGGCGACCTCCTTTCATGAATCGCCTGTTCCCCGCTGAGGCCAGGCTGAAAGAAGGTGCGAACGCACGCGACTTTGGACCTAATCAGGTGGGAGTATTCCCTTGCCGCGGGTAGGTGGCGCCCTGTAGCGCTCTGCCAGCAGTATCAAGGGAGAGCGCTTCGATGTCAACCGCGGCGAGGTCTCCGGCGCCCGAGCTTATCTTGAGCGCATGACGTCCCCGTCCGTTCTCGTCGAGGCCTGTGTCGACTCCGTCGCGTCGTCGCTCGCGGCCGAGCGCGGCGGAGCACGACGGCTGGAGCTGTGCGATGCGCTCTTCGACGGCGGGACGACGCCGAGTGCCGGGATGATTGCCGCTTGCAAGGAAACGGTGTCGATCCCGGTCGTCGTGATGATCCGTCCGCGCGGCGGCGGCTTCGTCTACTCCGACGCGGAGCGCGACGTGATGCGACGGGACGTCGTCGTCGCCCGTGAGCTCGGCGCCGATGGCGTGGTGATCGGCGGCCTCCATCGCGACGGCACCGTTGATCTCGCGCTCGTGCGGCTCCTCGTGGAGGCGGCGCAGGAGCTGCCGGTGACCTTCCACCGCGCGTTCGACCTCACACCCAGTTTGGCGGAGTCGCTGGCTTCGCTCGCCGACGCCGGCATTGAGCGTGTACTCACCGCCGGTGGCGCGTCGACGGCCGCGGAGGGCGCGACGGCACTCGCCGATCTGGTCCGCCGGGCAGGGTCGCGGATCGTCGTGATGGCGGGCGGAGGCGTCCGGGAGGAGAATGTGCGTACTCTGGTCGAGACCTCCGGCGTGCGCGAAGTTCACGTGCGGCTCACTCGCCGGCGGCACGGCGGAGAAGTACCGTCTCGAAATGGACTGCGCGTGCGCAAGCCTTTACCCGAAGACGAGGCAGCCTGGGAAGAAACGGACGAGCAGCGCGTGCGAAGCTTCGTCAGAAGCGCCGCCGCCATATCGGGTCGCGGCGCCTAACGAGCCGAGTCATCGAAGAACGAGAAGAGCACCGGAGAGCGGGCAATGCGCATCGCAAGCTGGGGGCATGCTTTTTTTGCTGCGACGCTGATGGCGCTTGGAATCATCGGCCTGGTCCAACGCGACTTTCCGCCGACATGGACGGGCGTGCCCGCGAGTCTGCCCCTTCGTGAGCTACTGCTCTATCTCTGCGCTCTCGTGTCTCTGGTGACTGGCGTCGGCCTGCTCCTTCGGCGCACGGCTGTCGTCGCCGCCCGCGTGCTGCTCATCTATCTTCTGCTCTGGCTGCTGTTGTTCAGGATCTCGTACATCTTCGTCGCTCCAACTTCGACGGATGTGTGGTGGGCCTGCGGCGACACCGCACTGATGGCTGCCGCCGCCTGGGTGCTCTACGCGTGGTTCGCGGCCGACCGGGAAGGGACAGGTCTCCGTTTCGCTACCGGCGACAGTGGCCTGCGCATCGCGAGGGTGCTTTACGGTTTGGCTTTGATCCCATTCGGCGTTGCCCATTTCACGTATCTCGAGCACACCGCCGAGCTGGTGCCCGGCTGGCTGCCGTGGCATTTGGGTTGGGCGTACTTCACCGGCGGCGCGTTCATCGCAGCGGGCGTCGCGATACTCACCGGCGTCTACGCTCGGCTCGCAGCCGTCCTCTCGGCGTGGGAGCTTGGCCTGTTCACGCTGCTGGTGTGGGTACCAGTCGTCGCGGCGGGCCCCAACGCATCTCAATGGACCGAGTTCGTCAACTCCTGGGCGTTGACCGCGGGCGCGTGGGTGGTAGCAGATTCCTACCGCGGCACGCCCTGGCTTGCCGCGGAGTGGCGCTGGCGCCGATTGGACAATGAGAGATTGCTCGCTCGCAACTAAACGTTAGACGTTAGGCAACAACGTGAAGGGTCCCTGACGGGAGGTCGCAATGCGCACGCAGAACCTACTCGTGGTCACGGCAATACTCATCGTGGGCCTTGGTTCTGTCGCGGGCCTCGCTCGCTCAGTCGACGCGGCCGACGCTGCGCGACAACAAGCCGGCGCGAACGACATCACCGGCACGGTCTCGGGCCCACGCGGCCCGGAAGCTGGCGTGTGGGTGATCGCCGAAACGAACGAGCTCCCCACGAAGTTCGTGCGGATCGTCGTCACCGACGATCGCGGACGCTATCTCATCCCGGACTTGCCTGCAGCCACCTACGATGTGTGGGTGCGTGGCTACGGTCTCGTCGATTCACCAAAGTCTAAATCGACGATTGGAAGGACACTCGACCTCAAAGCCATACCGGCGCCTAACGCGCGCGCCGCGGCGGCGTACTACCCAGCCGGGTACTGGCTGTCGATGCTCCGCGTACCGGAGAAAAGCGAGTTCCCCGGTACTGGCCCGGAAGGCAATGGCATCGCGGCTAACGTGAAATCGCAGGACGATTGGATTCGCACGATCAAATCCGGTGGCTGTACAGCGTGCCATCAGCTCGGCACCAGAGGCACGCGGATCGTTCCCGAGGAGTACCGGAAGCTGGGCTCGAGCTTCGCGGCGTGGGAGCGTCGCGTGCAGTCGGGTCAGGCCGGCACGCAGATGCTCGGCACGATCGACAATCTTGGCCACACGCGCGCGCTGCAATTGTTCGCGGATTGGACCGACCGTATCGCCGCGGGCGAAGTGCCAGCGACGGCACCGCGTCGTCCACAAGGAATCGAACGAAATGTCGTGATCACCGAATGGGATTGGGCGGATCCGAAGTCGTACCTGCACGACGTGGTGTCGACCGATCGCCGCGATCCCACCGTGAACGCGAATGGCTTGATGTACGGCTCGCTGGAGCTGAGCTCCGATTATCTGCCGGTGCTCGATCCAATACACAACACGGTGAGTCGCGTGCCACTCACCGTGCGCGATCCCGCGACACAGCCGGCGACGGGACCGAATCACGGCGCGCCATCGGTCTACTGGGGCACGGAAACGATCTGGACGAGCAAGAACAACGTCCACAATCCGATGATGGACGAGACCGGGCGCGTGTGGATCACGTCCACCGTGCGCCCGGCGGACAATCCGGCGTTCTGCAAAGCGGGATCGACGCATCCATCGGCGAGGCTCTTTCCGCTCAATCGCTCCGGGCGGCAGCTCGCGATGTACGATCCGAAGATGAAGAAGCTGACGCACATCAGCACATGCTTCAGCACGCACCATCTGATGTTCGCCGAGGACTCGAATCGCACGTTGTGGACGAGCGGCGGCGGACCAGTCGTGGGCTGGCTCGACACCAAGCTGTTCGACGCCACGGGCGACGAGGAGAAATCGCAGGGATGGACGGCACTCATCCTCGACACGAATGGCGACGGCAAGCGCGGTGAGTACACGGAGCCCAATCAGCCGATCGACCCGACCAAGGATCATCGGATCAACGCCGGCTTCTACGCGGTCGCGCCGGCGCCGGACGGATCGATCTGGGGATCGACGTTAGGCTATCCTGGTGGGATTATCCGTCTCGTACCCGGAAGTCACCCTCCCGAGACGGCTTTAGTAGAGTATTACGAGCCGCCGTATCACAGCGCCGATCCGTCCAAGCGTGGCTTCTCGCCACGCGGAATGGACATCGACCGAAACGGCGTCGCGTGGGTCGCGCTCGCGAGTGGCCACATGGCGAGCTTCGATCGACGGAAGTGCAAGGCCCCGCTCAACGGACCAACGGCGACGGGCCAACATTGCCCGGAAGGCTGGACGCTCTATCCGGAACCGCTGCCGCAGTTAGCGAATGTGAAAGAATCGGGGAGCGCCGAGGCGAGCTACTACACATGGGTCGACCAGCAGGACGTGCTCGGCCTCGGAAAGAACACGCCGATCAACACCGGCAACGCGTCCGAGGGCCTGTTGGCGCTCAAGGATGGGCAGTGGGTGATCTTGCGCGTGCCGTATCCGACGGGTTTCTACACAAAATGGATGGATGGTCGTATCGACGACGCGAACGCCGGATGGAAGGGGCGCGGATTGTGGGCGACGGTCAGCACGCGCGCACCATTTCACATGGAGACTGGCAAAGGAACGACGAGCAAGGTGC
It encodes the following:
- a CDS encoding DUF1579 family protein, whose protein sequence is MSRTIRLVTGALVIASAVVVTGAVAEASVRSTRTSVGPDPEHARLIAMCDTWDVELTFWFRPGGPAVVSKGVSTIRPLFDGLFIEEKIEGALNGAPFTTLAWTGFNTGTHQYEATRIASTNTSRIAEAGAWDEQARHFELKASYQLAGDTWTQRTVIEPTSANSMVATSFLSFGKVPEWKAVEIRYTRRPK
- a CDS encoding excinuclease ABC subunit UvrA, which translates into the protein MGISTIDDMIANTASSQHAADSHDLIRVQGARENNLKDVSIEIPKRRLTVFTGVSGSGKSSLVFSTIAAESQRLINETYSAFLQGFMPTLSRPDVDVLEGLTTAIIVDQERMGANARSTVGTVTDANAMLRVLWSRIGKPRIGPATAFSFNVPTRKASGAMNVDKGRGERIVVRDIVYLGGMCPRCEGMGSVNDIDPSQLFDDKKSLNEGALTIPGYTTDGWQVRIFAAAGLDPDKPIRKYTKKERDDFLYSKPRKVKLQNINLTYEGLVRRIQKSFLSKDVEAMQPHIRAFVERAVTFTTCPECGGTRLNEAARSSKIKKISIADACAMQINDLAEWVHGLDEPSVAPLLATLSHTLDSFVEIGLGYLSLDRPSGTISGGEAQRTKMIRHLGSSLTDVTYVFDEPTIGLHPHDIQRMNDLLLRLRDKGNSVLVVEHKPEVIAIADHVIDLGPGAGSAGGEVVFEGNVDKLRASGTLTGRHLNDRATLKQSVRKPTGAIKVRGARTHNLKNVDVDIPLGVLVVVTGVAGSGKSSLIHGSVSGGDGVVSVDQTPIRGSRRSNPATYTDLLEPIRKAFAKANGVKPALFSANSEGACQTCNGAGVIYVDLGMMAGVTTVCEECEGRRFLASVLEYRLGDLNIAEVLDLAVDDALGFFGNGDARTPAAQVILERMADVGLGYLRLGQPLTTLSGGERQRLKLATHMGAEGGVYVLDELTTGLHLADIEQLLALLDRLVDSGKSVIVIEHHQAVMAHADWIIDLGPGAGHDGGRIVFEGTPADLVAARSTLTGEHLAAFVGRSRSR
- a CDS encoding aminotransferase class V-fold PLP-dependent enzyme, with translation MTLDRRELLKEVSGMAASLAFAKLRPASALGITVTPNAGLPRKQDFDLADGFTYLNAAYTHPIPRPAADAARAYLAQRNKFAMPRPGSGGGSGEGFNAKTLFAELINAKTSEIAYVPSTSAGENLVVSALGLDRPTDFNVVSDWLHFDGALVHLLELKRGGLDVRIVKPTTDFRINIDDLARVIDRKTKLVELSSTAMYNGFQHDLKAVCELAHSHGAYVYADIIHTAGAEPFDVKASGVDFAACSSFKWLMADYGLGFLYARDDLLERIRRPQIGYYQAADMTGHEPPFDIAGESEPVSWTFKHDATGHFETGSIGGALGAGLAASLAYVKELGVANIQAYRKPMIQKLRAEVPRRGFTCVTPPGSTASIITFARKGLAASDVPDKLARARVDVRVADNWMRVSPSIYNDMDDVDRLLEALA
- a CDS encoding copper homeostasis protein CutC → MTSPSVLVEACVDSVASSLAAERGGARRLELCDALFDGGTTPSAGMIAACKETVSIPVVVMIRPRGGGFVYSDAERDVMRRDVVVARELGADGVVIGGLHRDGTVDLALVRLLVEAAQELPVTFHRAFDLTPSLAESLASLADAGIERVLTAGGASTAAEGATALADLVRRAGSRIVVMAGGGVREENVRTLVETSGVREVHVRLTRRRHGGEVPSRNGLRVRKPLPEDEAAWEETDEQRVRSFVRSAAAISGRGA
- a CDS encoding carboxypeptidase-like regulatory domain-containing protein codes for the protein MRTQNLLVVTAILIVGLGSVAGLARSVDAADAARQQAGANDITGTVSGPRGPEAGVWVIAETNELPTKFVRIVVTDDRGRYLIPDLPAATYDVWVRGYGLVDSPKSKSTIGRTLDLKAIPAPNARAAAAYYPAGYWLSMLRVPEKSEFPGTGPEGNGIAANVKSQDDWIRTIKSGGCTACHQLGTRGTRIVPEEYRKLGSSFAAWERRVQSGQAGTQMLGTIDNLGHTRALQLFADWTDRIAAGEVPATAPRRPQGIERNVVITEWDWADPKSYLHDVVSTDRRDPTVNANGLMYGSLELSSDYLPVLDPIHNTVSRVPLTVRDPATQPATGPNHGAPSVYWGTETIWTSKNNVHNPMMDETGRVWITSTVRPADNPAFCKAGSTHPSARLFPLNRSGRQLAMYDPKMKKLTHISTCFSTHHLMFAEDSNRTLWTSGGGPVVGWLDTKLFDATGDEEKSQGWTALILDTNGDGKRGEYTEPNQPIDPTKDHRINAGFYAVAPAPDGSIWGSTLGYPGGIIRLVPGSHPPETALVEYYEPPYHSADPSKRGFSPRGMDIDRNGVAWVALASGHMASFDRRKCKAPLNGPTATGQHCPEGWTLYPEPLPQLANVKESGSAEASYYTWVDQQDVLGLGKNTPINTGNASEGLLALKDGQWVILRVPYPTGFYTKWMDGRIDDANAGWKGRGLWATVSTRAPFHMETGKGTTSKVLHFQLRPSPLAR